Proteins encoded together in one Benincasa hispida cultivar B227 chromosome 1, ASM972705v1, whole genome shotgun sequence window:
- the LOC120081793 gene encoding OVARIAN TUMOR DOMAIN-containing deubiquitinating enzyme 12, with the protein MRPGAQSMGECSSSTSLSSHLDTDDDRMIAVALSEEYAKLDGAVARRLSNLAPIAHTPRINLYIPNQSDASLEYQRLLQRLNVYGLHEVKVSGDGNCQFRALSDQMYKSPEYHKHVRKDIVKQLKDHRSLYEGYVPMKFSRYYKKMAKSGEWGDHVTLQAAADKFAAKICLLTSFRDTCFIEIVPQCQTPKRELWLSFWSEVHYNSLYEIQDAPVQQKPRRKHWLF; encoded by the exons ATGAGGCCGGGAGCTCAGAGCATGGGAGAATGTTCAAGTTCTACTTCATTGAGCTCTCACCTGGACACTGACGATGATCGCATGATTGCTGTTGCATTATCGGAAGAGTATGCTAAGTTAGATGGTGCCGTTGCCAGACGCCTCTCCAACCTTGCCCCTATTGCT CATACTCCAAGGATAAATTTGTATATCCCCAACCAAAGTGATGCCAGTTTGGAATATCAAAGGCTTCTTCAGAG GCTAAATGTCTATGGTTTGCATGAAGTGAAGGTCTCTGGTGACGGAAATTGTCAG TTTCGAGCACTTTCAGATCAGATGTACAAATCACCTGAATATCACAAGCACGTGCGGAAAGACATTGTAAAGCAG CTAAAGGACCACCGTTCTCTGTACGAAGGTTATGTTCCAATGAAGTTCAGTCGTTATTACAAGAAAATGGCAAA ATCTGGCGAATGGGGGGACCATGTAACCCTACAAGCAGCAGCTGATAAG TTTGCAGCAAAGATTTGCCTCCTGACGTCATTCAGAGATACTTGTTTCATTGAAATTGTTCCACAATGTCAAACTCCAAAGCGTG AGCTCTGGTTAAGTTTCTGGTCTGAGGTTCACTACAATTCACTTTATGAAATCCAAG ACGCTCCAGTTCAACAAAAGCCAAGAAGAAAACATTGGTTGTTCTAG
- the LOC120081786 gene encoding glyceraldehyde-3-phosphate dehydrogenase A, chloroplastic codes for MATATLSVAKPSIQVNGKGFGEFSGLRNSSTCLPFARRTSEDFLSVIAFQTSAVGSSGGYKKGIVEAKLKVAINGFGRIGRNFLRCWHGRKDSPLDVIAINDTGGVKQASHLLKYDSTLGIFEADVKPAGDEAISVDGKIIKVVSSRNPLNLPWKELEIDLVIEGTGVFVDREGAGKHIEAGAKKVLITAPGKGDIPTYVVGVNADAYSPDEPIISNASCTTNCLAPFVKVLDQKFGIIKGTMTTTHSYTGDQRLLDASHRDLRRARAAALNIVPTSTGAAKAVALVLPSLKGKLNGIALRVPTPNVSVVDLVVQVSKKTFAEEVNAAFRESAEKELNGILSVCDEPLVSVDFRCSDVSSTVDSSLTMVMGDDLVKVIAWYDNEWGYSQRVVDLADIVANNWK; via the exons ATGGCTACGGCTACTCTGTCAGTAGCCAAACCATCTATTCAG GTTAATGGAAAGGGATTTGGAGAATTCTCTGGCCTCCGCAACTCGTCGACCTGCCTTCCCTTTGCAAGGAGAACCTCTGAGGACTTCCTTTCCGTCATTGCCTTTCAAACCTCTGCC GTGGGAAGCAGCGGAGGATACAAGAAAGGGATTGTGGAAGCAAAGCTTAAGGTAGCTATCAATGGGTTTGGAAGGATTGGCAGGAATTTCTTGAGGTGCTGGCATGGTCGCAAGGATTCCCCACTTGATGTCATTGCCATCAACGATACCGGAGGCGTCAAACAAGCTTCTCACCTCCTCAAATACGACTCCACCCTCGGCATCTTTGAAGCCGATGTGAAACCTGCTGGAGATGAAGCGATTTCAGTCGATGGAAAGATCATCAAGGTGGTTTCCAGCCGCAATCCTCTCAACCTTCCCTGGAA GGAATTGGAAATAGACTTGGTGATTGAAGGAACTGGGGTGTTTGTTGATAGAGAGGGTGCAGGGAAGCACATTGAGGCTGGAGCAAAGAAGGTCCTAATTACAGCACCTGGGAAGGGTGACATTCCGACCTACGTCGTTGGGGTTAATGCTGATGCGTACAGCCCTGATGAGCCTATCATCAGCAATGCTTCTTGCACTACCAACTGCCTAGCTCCTTTTGTCAAGGTCCTCGACCAGAAGTTTG GTATCATCAAGGGAACGATGACTACAACTCACTCCTACACTGGTGACCAGAGGCTACTCGATGCCAGCCACCGTGACCTCAGGAGAGCAAGAGCTGCTGCACTTAACATTGTTCCTACATCCACAGGAGCAGCCAAAGCTGTTGCCTTGGTCCTTCCTTCCCTTAAAGGAAAGCTCAATGGGATCGCACTTCGTGTGCCCACTCCAAATGTTTCTGTTGTCGATCTCGTTGTCCAGGTTTCTAAGAAGACATTTGCTGAAGAGGTGAATGCTGCATTCCGGGAAAGTGCTGAGAAGGAGCTCAACGGTATCCTCTCTGTTTGTGACGAGCCCCTTGTTTCAGTCGACTTTAGGTGCTCTGATGTCTCCTCAACTGTCGACTCTTCCTTGACTATGGTTATGGGGGATGACTTGGTGAAGGTCATTGCTTGGTATGACAACGAATGGGGTTACTCTCAACGGGTTGTTGATTTGGCTGACATTGTTGCCAACAACTGGAAATGA